Proteins encoded by one window of Panicum virgatum strain AP13 chromosome 7N, P.virgatum_v5, whole genome shotgun sequence:
- the LOC120682716 gene encoding uncharacterized protein LOC120682716 — translation MAREEELKRIDLKVNVSCCDGCRRKVMKAMSLKGVLRTEIQPSHDRVTIVGDVDARVLVKKLSKVGKIAEVLPTPSENGKRREEGGAKDVSDRPAPAEEEKSSKIKDDGKGTGGDKAAASACKEEECKKCTKKAARACDADGGSGDHAVSGKAGAASKDADANAKGGDADGFGGKAPAPAPQVQVQQHYHRAEPAMVVPVHVPAYYPPAPAPYYGGYYAMPPPPMVMQVPMGVPRQLRPQPSRFDEDFFNDDNTVGCRVM, via the exons ATGGCTAGGGAAGAAGAGCTCAAG AGGATTGATCTGAAGGTGAACGTGAGCTGCTGCGACGGGTGCAGGAGGAAGGTGATGAAGGCTATGAGCTTGAAAG GCGTGCTGAGGACGGAGATCCAGCCGTCGCACGACAGGGTGACGATCGTCGGCGACGTGGACGCCAGGGTCCTCGTCAAGAAGCTGTCCAAGGTCGGCAAGATCGCCGAGGTGCTGCCTACGCCCTCCGAGAACGGCAAGAGgcgcgaggagggcggcgccaaGGACGTCAGCgacaggccggcgccggcggaggaggagaagagcagCAAGATCAAGGATGACGGCAAGGGCACGGGGGGCGACAAggccgcggcgtcggcgtgCAAGGAGGAGGAATGCAAGAAGTGCACGAAGAAAGCCGCGCGCGCCTGCGACGCcgatggcggcagcggcgaccaCGCGGTCAGCGGGAAGGCGGGGGCGGCGTCAAAAGACGCCGACGCGAACGCCAAGGGCGGCGACGCCGACGGCTTCGGCGGCaaagcgccggcgccggcgccgcaggtGCAGGTGCAGCAGCACTACCACCGCGCGgagccggcgatggtggtgCCGGTGCACGTGCCGGCGTACTACCCGCCGGCCCCCGCGCCGTACTACGGCGGCTACTacgcgatgccgccgccgcccatggtcATGCAGGTGCCGATGGGTGTTCCACGGCAGCTCCGGCCGCAGCCCTCCCGCTTCGACGAGGACTTCTTCAACGACGACAACACGGTCGGCTGCCGCGTGATGTGA